In one window of Toxotes jaculatrix isolate fToxJac2 chromosome 10, fToxJac2.pri, whole genome shotgun sequence DNA:
- the LOC121188027 gene encoding ankyrin repeat and SOCS box protein 12-like, producing MVLGQPVNMSLMDISKIFSLLQPKEEDEDNEQCQALNNAVSTDDVTLLSELLSQESYRRSINARSGWGVPVTPLRTAAALGHLRCLELLLEHGAEVDSLDVKAQTPLFTAVSGKHLDCVVALLKAGADPNGSQYNNCSPVLTAAREGDVDVLRELLRFGAEVDVRPKVPEWASNATACRGPLYISAVYGHLDCFKLLLLHGANPNYNCTDEKMLARIKQPKTVLEVCLRYGCGVEYIQLLIDFGADVYLPTLIIDKTTKQNEALVLLLKERVCPKTLMSQTRLAIRRHISFADKEPVIDSLDIPLILRNYLKHETSELI from the exons ATGGTTCTGGGCCAACCTGTCAACATGAGTTTGATGGACATTTCTAAGATCTTTTCCCTGCTGCAGCCtaaggaggaggacgaggacaaCGAGCAGTGTCAGGCCTTGAACAATGCCGTGAGCACCGACGATGTGACTCTGCTCTCCGAGCTCCTGTCTCAGGAGAGTTACAGGAGGTCTATCAATGCTCGAAGTGGGTGGGGGGTCCCAGTAACCCCCTTgcgcactgctgctgctctgggaCACCTGAGGTGCCTGGAGCTACTGTTGGAGcatggtgcagag GTTGACAGCCTGGATGTGAAGGCCCAGACGCCTCTGTTCACAGCTGTCAGTGGGAAACATCTGGATTGTGTGGTTGCTCTGCTGAAGGCTGGAGCCGATCCCAACGGCAGCCAGTACAACAACTGTTCTCCGGTGCTGACTGCCGCACGGGAGGGTGACGTGGATGTCCTCAGGGAGCTGCTACGGTTTGGAGCCGAGGTGGACGTCAGACCCAAAGTACCCGAGTGGGCCTCCAATGCCACGGCCTGCAGAGGGCCCCTTTACATCTCAGCTGTTTACGGACACTTGGACTGCTTTAAACTGCTCCTTCTGCACGGGGCCAACCCCAACTACAACTGCACAGATGAGAAGATGCTGGCCAGGATAAAGCAGCCAAAGACAGTTCTGGAGGTGTGTCTCCGTTATGGCTGTGGGGTGGAGTACATCCAGCTTCTCATAGACTTTGGGGCAGACGTGTATCTACCTACCCTGATCATTGACAAGACCACAAAGCAGAATGAGGCTCTGGTTCTCCTGCTCAAAGAGAGAG TTTGTCCTAAAACTCTGATGTCTCAGACTCGGCTGGCAATTCGAAGACACATCTCCTTTGCTGATAAAGAGCCTGTCATTGACAGTTTGGACATTCCTCTGATCCTGAGAAACTACCTGAAACATGAAACCTCCGAACTCATATGA